In Capsicum annuum cultivar UCD-10X-F1 chromosome 7, UCD10Xv1.1, whole genome shotgun sequence, one genomic interval encodes:
- the LOC124900032 gene encoding arogenate dehydrogenase 2, chloroplastic-like: protein MFGPESGKDSWKDLAFVFDKVRIGEGKSRTAREKEGCRMVEMTCSEHYRCAAGSQFITHTMGRALEKLDLETTPINTKGYETLLNLVENTTNDSFDLYYGLFMYNKNAMEELERIDLAFETLKKELFGHLHEVLRRQLFGKAEEAGQRHILTKLQKNGYALPAPSSDAIKSQNNN, encoded by the coding sequence ATGTTTGGACCTGAAAGTGGGAAGGATAGTTGGAAAGATTTGGCATTTGTGTTTGATAAAGTTCGTATCGGTGAAGGGAAATCAAGAACAGCAAGGGAAAAAGAAGGGTGTAGGATGGTGGAAATGACATGTTCTGAACATTATAGGTGTGCTGCTGGTTCACAGTTTATTACACATACAATGGGGAGGGCGTTGGAGAAGTTGGATTTGGAGACGACTCCGATTAATACAAAAGGGTATGAGACTTTGTTGAATTTAGTGGAGAATACTACTAATGATAGTTTTGATTTGTACTATGGGTTGTTTATGTATAATAAAAATGCTATGGAGGAATTGGAAAGAATTGACTTGGCTTTTGAGACTTTGAAGAAGGAGTTGTTTGGGCATTTACATGAAGTGTTGAGAAGGCAACTGTTTGGGAAAGCGGAGGAAGCAGGACAGAGGCATATCTTAACCAAATTGCAGAAGAATGGCTATGCACTGCCAGCCCCTTCATCGGATGCCATCAAATCTCAGAACAACAACTGA